The Shewanella zhangzhouensis genome has a window encoding:
- the ybeD gene encoding DUF493 family protein YbeD, with translation MLNTTFDQYLEFPCSFPFKVVGDASETLADRVVAVVQQHAPGDYSPTSKVSSKGTYLSVTIRVTVTSKDHIETLYTSLAAIDGVKRVL, from the coding sequence ATGCTAAACACCACTTTTGACCAATATCTGGAGTTTCCCTGTTCATTCCCCTTCAAGGTTGTGGGAGATGCCAGCGAGACTTTGGCCGATCGCGTGGTCGCTGTGGTTCAGCAACATGCTCCAGGTGATTACAGCCCAACCAGTAAGGTGTCCAGTAAGGGCACATATCTGTCTGTAACCATTCGCGTTACCGTCACCAGCAAGGACCACATTGAAACCCTGTACACGTCCCTTGCCGCCATCGACGGCGTAAAACGGGTACTTTAA
- a CDS encoding serine hydrolase, whose protein sequence is MMKVIKPSAPKSMLLLAIMSASAFAAPPTVVPDAPSVAAKAYVLMDYHTGQIIAEEHAYEQLNPASLTKMMTSYVIGHEMKVGNISPEDDVTITKNAWSKNFPDSSKMFIEVGKTVKAADLNRGIIIQSGNDACVAMAEHIAGTEDAFVDMMNSWAKQLGMTDSYFENSHGLDSDNHKTTAYDMAILGAALIRDVPEEYRIYSEKEFTFNGIKQYNRNGLLWDKSMNVDGIKTGHTSGAGYNLVASATQDDMRLISVVMGASSEASRKAESKKLLSYGFRFFETVTPYKAGDSFVNQQIWYGDRESVDLGVATDTPLTIRRGKGKELQANFELTKPLEAPLAKGEVVGRVYFQLDGKDIAQFPLVTLQEVNEGSWFSKLMDYFKQLFASWLS, encoded by the coding sequence ATGATGAAAGTAATCAAACCTAGCGCCCCAAAATCGATGTTGCTCCTGGCCATTATGTCTGCCAGCGCCTTTGCAGCACCACCGACCGTCGTTCCAGATGCCCCTTCCGTAGCCGCCAAAGCTTATGTGTTGATGGACTATCACACCGGCCAAATCATTGCCGAAGAACATGCTTATGAGCAGCTGAATCCGGCCAGCCTTACCAAGATGATGACCAGCTATGTGATTGGTCATGAAATGAAAGTGGGAAACATCTCACCTGAAGATGACGTCACCATCACCAAAAATGCCTGGTCAAAGAACTTTCCCGATTCCTCAAAGATGTTTATCGAGGTGGGCAAAACCGTAAAAGCTGCCGATTTGAACCGTGGCATCATCATCCAGTCCGGTAACGATGCCTGTGTGGCCATGGCCGAGCACATTGCCGGTACCGAAGATGCTTTCGTCGATATGATGAATTCCTGGGCCAAGCAGCTCGGCATGACCGACAGCTACTTTGAAAACAGCCACGGTCTGGACTCTGACAACCACAAAACCACCGCCTATGACATGGCAATTCTGGGTGCCGCCCTTATCCGTGATGTGCCGGAAGAGTACCGCATCTATTCCGAAAAAGAGTTCACCTTTAACGGCATCAAGCAATACAACCGTAACGGCCTCTTGTGGGACAAGAGCATGAACGTGGACGGTATTAAGACTGGCCACACCTCTGGCGCGGGTTATAACCTGGTGGCCTCTGCCACACAGGACGACATGCGTTTGATTTCTGTGGTCATGGGCGCCAGCAGCGAGGCTTCCCGTAAGGCCGAAAGCAAAAAGCTGCTGTCCTATGGTTTCCGCTTCTTTGAAACCGTTACCCCCTACAAGGCCGGTGACAGCTTCGTAAACCAACAAATTTGGTACGGCGATCGTGAGAGTGTCGACCTGGGTGTTGCCACCGACACTCCTCTGACCATTCGTCGCGGCAAAGGGAAAGAGCTTCAGGCCAACTTTGAACTGACCAAGCCACTGGAAGCACCACTGGCCAAAGGCGAAGTCGTAGGCCGCGTGTATTTCCAGTTGGATGGCAAAGACATAGCACAATTCCCGCTGGTAACACTGCAGGAAGTGAACGAAGGCAGCTGGTTCTCCAAACTGATGGATTACTTCAAGCAGCTCTTCGCCAGCTGGCTGAGCTAA